The DNA region GAAAAGACCCGCGAAGCCGTGTTTGCAAAGCTCGCCGCTGCTGGCCTTGAACTCTCCGAAGACGAAATGGGCGCTCTCGAAGAAGGCGACCTTTCCGAAACCGCCGACATCTACGCCAACCTCCGCTCTTACTTCCACAACCCGGATAAGAACGGGAACCCGGTGGACGGATTCAACTGGCAGGTATTCGCGTTCCTCATCTTTATCTTGCTTTACGTGCCTTGCCTTGCTGCGATGGGTGTCGTCGCCCGCGAAATCGGCCTCGGCCTCGCTGTTCTCATGGCAACCGTGCAGACAATTCTTGCCTGGGCTGTGGCTGTGCTCCTTTACCAGGTGCCTGTTGGAGGCGACGCCAAGTGGATTGTCGCAGCCATCGTGGCGCTCGTGGGTACGGGCATCTTCCTCAAGCTCTTCGGCATGAAGGCTAACAAGGAAAAACGTTTCGATAATTAGTCTCATTCGAATCAAGAACCATAGGGCCGGCGGCCCCAAAACCGTCGGCCCTTTATTAAGGAGTTTAACTTAGACAAGACTAATAAAATTTTGGCACGCATTTTGCACATAATCAAAGTGAAAGCGCTTTAACCCCACCATTTTGTAACACGAATTGTAAAAAGCTTGACGGAGTGTTACAAAAAAAATCAAACCGTCAAGGGAGAGAAAAATGAAAAAACGTTATTTGATTACCGCTACCATGCTTCTCGCTTCTGCGGCCTTTGCCCAGGAAGCCGAAAGCGCCGCTCCGGCTGCAGCCCCCGCAACAGAGGTAGCAGCTCCCGCCGAAACCGCTCCGGCAGCCGAACCCGCCGCCGCACCTGCCGATGGTTCGACAAGCTCACCAACCGACAAGGTCACTGAGCCTGCCGAAGTGACTGAATCTGCTCCCGCCGAGAATACGAATCCCGGCGAAGTCGCCGCTGCCGCCGGCAATGCCCTGGACATCATCAAGGCCAGCATGAGCGAAGAAACTTCCGAAGCCAAGATGGAAGTCAAGTATTCCGGCGAAGTCGAATTTGACGTCTATACCGGCGACCTCTGGAACGATGACGACTTCAAGCATTCCTACGCATCGACATTCGACCTCAATTTCGAAGTCCAGTTCAATGAAAAATGGTCTGCATTCGTAGGCCTCGAAGCCGACGGAGAAACGGATAGCCCGGAAGCCGTCTACAACGGAGCCTATATCCAGTACCAGCCCGCCGACTTCTTCTCGGTTAAGTTCGGTGACCTGACTTCCTCTGAAGGTGCATTTGTGGCCTATTACGGTTACGACGATCCTGCCGACAATGCCGCCGGTATGAAGGAACATGACATTCGTGGAATCCAGTTACAGCTCGCCGGTTTCGAACTCGGTTTGGGCTTTGGCCGCGGTGACAACGACGCACCCGAAACAGAAGCCAACGGCAACGTTTACGACGTCCATGCCGCCTATGAATTCGAATACGCCGGTCAGCACCTGCGTCCGTATGCCGATTACAAGAGCTATCAGGAAGCCCAGCACAACGAACTGCACGCAGGCGTAGAAGCCGGACTTTCCATTGGCGGATTCGGATTCCGTGCCGTTTATGGATTCCATGCCGACTACCTGGGTGACGACGGCGACGTGGTGGAAGACCAGGACTGGACTTCTACGGCCCACGCTTTCTTGGTGGAACCCTCCTTCGAAGTGAGCATGTTCGAAATCAAGACCTCGGCTTTCTACGCCCTCATCGACAGGGGTGATGCCGCCGAAGGCGCAAGCGACCTGGACAACGAAGAAATCCCGGAATACTTCTTCCTGTATGCAGAACCGGCCCTCAAGCTGGCTGAATACATCAAGCTCGGCATTCCCGTGGAATACCACACCAACACCCTGGACGACGATGATGACACCCAGAAGACATTCGATGTCGGTGGCCGCGTCTACATCACGCCGGTTGAGAATCTCGAGATTACCGCCTTCGGCATGATTGACATCCCTGTTGCGGACAACGAAGACAACGAATCGTTCCACATGGGCATTGAAACCGTTTTCAGCTTCTAATCGAAGACGTACAGTATTGCCATAAAACCTCATCTTTCGCTTTTTTGAAGTGTCTCCTGAAGCGAAAGGAGGGTTGATCTCCCGCCCGGCGAGTGCCGCGGCGGGTTTTTAATTGAACGAAGAATAGACAATTAAAGGGCGCTGTCGAGCACCATCATCAGCGTAAAGCCCACGGCAAAAAGAAGGGTGCCGGCATCAAAGTGATCGCCTTCGCTCACTTCGGGGAGCATTTCTTCGACCACGACATAAATCATGGCCCCAGCCGCAAGCGAAAGCAGGTACGGCATAAAAGGCGAAAGAGCCTCTGCGGCAAGCAATGTAATCAAAGCCCCCACCGGTTCAACGGCTCCGGAAAGCGCTCCCAATGCGAATGCTTTTTTGCGGGAAGCTCCTTCCGCACGGAGCGGAAGCGAAACCACGGCCCCTTCGGGGAAGTTCTGAATAGCAATGCCTATCGCGAGCGCAAATGCGCCCGAAAGCGTGATGGCGACATTCCCCGAAAGCCAGCCTGCAAATACAATGCCTACAGCCATGCCTTCGGGCAAGTTATGCAAGGTCACCGCAAGCGTAAGCATCGTTGTGCGCTTGAGTTTTGCCTTGGGGCCTTCAGGAGTAGAACTCCCTAAATGCAAATGCGGTGTAATTTTGTCTAGAATGAACAGGAAAATGATGCCCGCCCAGAAGCCAACTGTCGCCGGGATAAAAGCAAGCTTCCCCATGGATTCGCTCGCCTCAATGGCTGGCAAAAGCAAGCTCCACACAGAAGCAGCCACCATGACGCCCGCCGCAAACGAGAGTAGGCCGCGTTTGAGGTTTATGCCCATCTGCTTGCGCATAAAGAAAACGCAAGCCGCCCCTAACACCGTCCCCAAAAACGGGATGGCAAGACCTTGGGCAATTTGTAAGACGGGTTCGTTCATACATTAAAAGATAGCATAAATACGCCAATGCGGAAAGATGAAATTTCTCGTGGATTTTTGAACGCCTGATTGGAGTAGTTGGGGGTAATGCATTTTTTTATTGTATCAGCATGATTAAAGCAAAAATAATCATTGCCGCGACTATGGTCGCACTTCTTTCTGCCACATCCGCTAATGCTTGCCTTGCTGCCTGCAAAGAAAAGAAACGTGATGAGGCCTACAGTAAACCCCTCACGACATCGGCTTTGCAGACCCTTGTTGATAATTCCCTGCCGCAAAAGTCGGTTGATCCGGAACTTGGTGCACCTTATACGGTTTACCCGATTGAGGTGAAACCCTACGACAAGGTTTTCCATTCGACGTTAATCGAATACCCCTTCGGGAGTTCGCCGCGCGCTGTGTCGCCGATTTCTAGCCCGCGTGGAATTATTTTGTATGTACACGGATACAACGATTACTTTTTCCAAGAAGAATTGGCCGAAAAGTCCGATTCTGCCGGGTTCGCTTTCTTTGCGATAGACCTGCATTACAATGGCCGTTCGTACCGCGCTGGGGAGCCGCGTTCCGACATGCGGAGCGTCAAGGAATACTATGCCGAATTGGATGCCGCCGTGGCGCTCAGTAAAAAGATTGCTGAAAATTCCATTTCGAGCAATCTGCCGTTTGTCATTATCGCGCATTCCAATGGTGGCTTGATTACGCCGAATTACTTGAACGAACGCAATAGCGAAGATTTTGCGGCGTTTGTCTTGAACAGTCCCTTCCTCGACTACAAAAACAGCTGGTTTGTCCGTAATGTGGCATTCCCCGTTCTTTCGGACGTCGCGCTATTGATGCCCGATGCGCCGGCGCCAAAACAGGAATCTCCCAAGTACAACACGTCTCTTTTGAAAACCGAAAGAGGCGAATGGGAATTCAACACGGAATTAAAGAGCGCCGAATGGCCGCAACAATACTTCGGTTTCCTTCGCGCGACCACAAGGGGAATCAAGCGGATTCATAACGGAATGCAAATCAAGTCTCCCATACTTATGATGCGTAGTGGCTGCACCGTCAACAACGTCAAGTGGGAAGAAGACTACATGCGCTGCGACTGCTTGCTCGATGTGGATCTCCTAGAAAAATGGGCTCCCAAGCTAGGGCCTGATGTTACAACAGTGACTGTTGAAGACGGAATGCACGACGTATTCCTTTCCCGTAAGGACGTTCGCGATTTCGCTTACCGCACGATGTTCGAATTCCTTGACGATGCGGTGGCCCGTAAAAATGCGGTAGTCGCTTATAACTATATTGTTCCCTAGTAAGGCCTGATATGAATGTATGGAACGTTTTCGCGCCGGTTTACGAATTCTCGATGCGCTCGCGGAAATCCGCCGCGTCTTAAAGGATGGCGGCTTGCTGATTGCGCCGTTTTTCATCTATCGCTTAACACGCTTTACGGAATGTTTTATCTTGCCTATGATAAAGTTCAGTTCCAGCGAGGATTCTGTTTCTGTTGTTTCTAAATCCGGCATAACGATGTTTGTGAGAATCTCTCCGAAATGCTGCATTTTCGAATGCTTTTCCTCCTTGTCGCCTTCTTTATGCAACTCCACAAGTTCTCTCTTGAGTTCTCGAACAGCCGCAAAAGTCTCGATGATGGCGAAAGTTGTGTTAATCGCCGTCTTGCTTTTTAAGATTGTCGCAAGCATATAGAGGCCTTTTTCTGTGAAAGCGTAGGGTAAAGATCTGCTTTTGGCCGAATAATTTGTGGACGAAATTTTCGTCCGCAAAATTTCAACTTCGTCCTTTGACAACTGGAACATATATGTCGAGGGAAACTTGTCAGGATTGTTCCTGACCGCCTCATTGATTCGCTTTGTCTCTACACCATATAACAAAGCGACATCGGCATCCAAAATGATTTTATGATTTCGAACGGATGTAATTCGGTCTGCCACATTGCGCATTAAAATCGAAAACGTGTTTTCGTTATTCATCTTCTACTCCAATCCGCCTACAAGCAAAAAAAGGCGGGGTACGTTGTCACCTTGTAATGCCTAGCTTTCTTTTTCTGCCTGAATTTTCTGCGATTCCTTCAGCACTTCTTGCAGCGTGAAATCTTCCTGCGTAAAGAAAAACGTATTCTTGCCCAAATCCTTGAGCGAAGCCCCGAAGTGGTAGGCTGTATCGTCTATGAACAAGAATCGGTCGTGCATTCCGTAACTAGGCAAGACTTGCATCGGGCTGTCAGGATATTGTTCGTTGTAAGTGGCTAGGTCCATTTCAAGGACTTTGCTTTTGTCGTAGGTGTAGATTGTCACAGAAACGCCCTTTTCCCGTTTGAGCATCATCGTCAAGGTTTTCTCGTTTACATATCTATCGACCAGCACAATTCTCTTTTTGGCTTGGCGAATGAGGTTGCAGACAAATACATAGGCATCGAACTCCTGGTTGTTATAAAATAAACCCTTAGATTTGAGCTCGCCACGGTCCATCGCCTCGAACAGTTCGTCAAATTTACGGTCATGGTCAAGCAGATGCTCGTCATGACCTGTCAAGCGGTCGTCCTGTTCCAGATCCTTTGCTTCCACGTTTGAAAGCCGGTTGACGAGGCCTCCATTACCCATCATAAGGTGACGCAATTGCACGAAAGCCCGCATAATGGCGATGTTGACCTTGATTGCAGACTCACTTTTTAGAACCGAAGATAGCATCGCTACGCCTTGTTCGGTGAAAGCTAAAGAACGGTATTTTGTGTGCTTTCCCTTTAAATTTTGCCCCTTTTTTTCTAAGGTCGCATTTTGCGACCTTAGAAGTTGCGATTCCTCTAAAGAGAGTTGTATGCAAAAATCTTCGGGAAAACGCTCAATATTGCGCTTTACCTGCTCATTTATACGCTTCGTTTCCACCCCGTAAAGCGTCGCCAAATCGCGGTCAAGCAGCACCTGCTTGCCACGAACAACTTGAATCATCTTTCCGATGCCCGACTCCATAAGCGGGTTAGGTGCGATATCATCCGTTTTTTCGGTCTTTCTAGCCATCTTCTACTCCTTCCGCCTACAAGCAAAAAAAGGCGGGGCAAAGTGTTCTCGATGCAAATATACATTCCTCGTATGTCATATTATGACAATCGGCGATTTTTGCGGAAATTTTGGGAATTTTGACGAAAATCGACCCCCGCAGGCGGTTAAAATCTGCGTTTTTACGCTTTTTTCTTGCCTTCCGGGCGTGGCGTCACCTTTTGACAGCGGAATAATCTATATTTCAAGCAAATAGAGTTTTCTCTTGTTCTCTATCTGAAACTTCGACAATTTCAACAACGAGAACGAGACGAACGCTCACGTCTGCGACCGGCGTATGCCCGCCGCATCGTTTTGCTACATGGTCTATTGTTTAATAGCAGTTTGCCTGTATGCAAGCGGCCTTTTGGGGCGTGAGTTGTTTGTGTTTATTCGTTGTGGGCAGTCGAAGGCCTCAGATAGGTAAACGCATTCAACTCCACGCCTTTTTTGTTTTCAAGAAAGACTGGGCAAATGCGGAACAGGGGTGGACTCGCTGAGTTTTGCTCTTGTCCTCTATCTGGAACTTCGACAATTTCAACAACGAGAATAAGACAATAACTCGCCATCGCCCATGGATTGCATGGGCGTAGTGTACCCTGGGCGTATTGTATCCGCCCGGGTTTTTGCGGGTGTATTGTATTCTTTTGAAAATGTCGCGCTTTTAGGCGAGGAGTGAGTCGGCTCCTCGCCGTTTCTTTTTTGCCCGCACCCCGGCCAAGCGAATCGGCCAGAACCGCTCCCGCGAGAGTGAACTCGTTCACTTTCAACACGGAGCGAAAAGTGCCGAGTAAAAAGGTTGTCAAGGACGACAAAAGCAAACCGAAGTTCAAGTTCATCGATTTGTTTGCTGGTATCGGAGGGTTCCACACAGCAATGCATTCCGTTGGTGGAAAATGCGTTTTTGCAAGTGAATGGGACAAGAACGCTCGCATAACTTATGAAGAAAATTACAAGGCCATTGAGCCATCTCTTTTTGTAAAAGATAACGAAGGTAATTACAAGTTTTTCAATGCTGACATAAACGACGTTCAATTGGATAAGGTTCCAGACTTTGATGTTCTGTGCGGCGGCTTCCCGTGCCAAGCTTTTTCGATTGCGGGGAAACGCAAAGGTTTTGAAGACACTCGTGGAACTCTCTTTTTTAACATCGCCGCTATAGTTGACCATAAAATAAAGACTGGAAAGAAGCCGAAAGTTCTCTTCCTTGAAAATGTCAAAGGTCTGAAAAATCATGATCACGGGAAGACTCTTGAAACATTGTTACGAGTGTTAAAAGAGGGCTTGGAATATGAAGTCAGAACGATGGTTTTAAATGCCAAGTATTTTGGTGTGCCGCAAAATAGAGAAAGGCTCTTTTTTGTTTGTTGGGACAAAAAGCAATGCCCTGTAGATGACTTTAAATTTCCGATTGGTTTAGATTCGAACTTGAAATCCATCTTTGATAAAGATTCTTTAGATAAATCCATACCGACAAAAGTTGGTGATATTTTGGAACCTGACGCTTCTCTTCCAGAGAAGATGACCATCAGCGATAAAATGTGGATAGGACATCAGCTCAGGAAAGAACGAAATCGTGCAAACGGGAAAGGCTTCGGTTATTCGCTGTTTAAGGAAAACGCGACCTATTGCAGCACCATCTCAGCACGCTACTGGAAAGACGGTAGTGAAATTCTTATAGATCAATCTGATAAAAATAAAAATCCTCGAAAACTTACTCCCGTTGAAGCTGGACGTTTGCAGGGCTATAAGATAGTCGGTAATGGCTGGAAGTACGCAGAAGCAGCAGAGAATCAGAACAACAAGAATAGGCTGCCGACGATGAGAATTGTTGTATCAGATAAAGAGGCTTACCATCAATTTGGCAACAGCGTCGCTGTTCCTTTGATAAGGACTTTGGCGAAAGAAATTAAAAGGCAACTTCTTAAAATCAAGTAGGATTGCATTATGTCTAATACGCAAATATTGAAAGATTTGAATGCTGTTTTAACATACGCTAAGCAAAGATTCCTGAATGAATTTGTTACACAAGAGATTGTGTTGAATGAATCGTTCAAGTTTGCGTACCAAAGATATTTGGCTTCAAAAGAATGTTCTGTTGAGTATTTTACTCATACTTCAATTATTACGACAAAAGCGGGCAAGAAAATTTATGTAGCAAACCAATGGTTCGCTATAGCGTCATATATGGTTGATTTTTGTACAGAATTATTAACGTACAAATATTTTTTAATAAAAATTTGCGGTTTGATGCATGTAAATGTTGAAACATATATAAAACAGAAGAAGGAAACATTAAATCCTATAGAAGGTCAACGTTTTGTTACTGTCGCTAAGAAATTCCTTCAAAATGAATTTCCCCAAAATCCTGATATAGAAAAGGTTTCGCAATACCTATTGAATTTTGTAAGCAATTATTCTTGGTGGTCTGGCAATAAAACCATTGACCGTGCTGATTTTTTTGTTTCCCCTGTTTTAAACGCTTTGAACATAGTCAATGTAAGCCACGGTTATGTCGCAGATATTATTTTCGCTTTTTCAACCGACATCCGTTTACGGAAACTAGTCGAAAATTTAGACTCTTTTGCAATCAATCCTCGCATTAATAAATATACTCCTGACGACGTAGAAACGAAGTTGTATCAGCTCGCAGAAGGCTGTTCCAAAATACAAATGGTTTGCGACAGCCATGCGGAATACAGACCAAGTCCAACAATATCTATAAGCGCAGCAAGTCTAAATAGATTCCGCAGCAAAGGGTAAATTGTTTTGACGAGTTGGGTTGTTTTGACAAATACACTTTGCATTTCAAGTAATGGGAATATTTATTACCCATTGGCAAAAGACCTGTATCCATTATTAACCAAAGATAAGGTTAAGATTCAATTTAAAAATATTGAACTAAGCGACCCTAGAGAAGCCTTTCCTTCCTTAAAATAT from Fibrobacter succinogenes includes:
- a CDS encoding ORF6N domain-containing protein; translated protein: MNNENTFSILMRNVADRITSVRNHKIILDADVALLYGVETKRINEAVRNNPDKFPSTYMFQLSKDEVEILRTKISSTNYSAKSRSLPYAFTEKGLYMLATILKSKTAINTTFAIIETFAAVRELKRELVELHKEGDKEEKHSKMQHFGEILTNIVMPDLETTETESSLELNFIIGKIKHSVKRVKR
- a CDS encoding alpha/beta hydrolase — its product is MIKAKIIIAATMVALLSATSANACLAACKEKKRDEAYSKPLTTSALQTLVDNSLPQKSVDPELGAPYTVYPIEVKPYDKVFHSTLIEYPFGSSPRAVSPISSPRGIILYVHGYNDYFFQEELAEKSDSAGFAFFAIDLHYNGRSYRAGEPRSDMRSVKEYYAELDAAVALSKKIAENSISSNLPFVIIAHSNGGLITPNYLNERNSEDFAAFVLNSPFLDYKNSWFVRNVAFPVLSDVALLMPDAPAPKQESPKYNTSLLKTERGEWEFNTELKSAEWPQQYFGFLRATTRGIKRIHNGMQIKSPILMMRSGCTVNNVKWEEDYMRCDCLLDVDLLEKWAPKLGPDVTTVTVEDGMHDVFLSRKDVRDFAYRTMFEFLDDAVARKNAVVAYNYIVP
- a CDS encoding ORF6N domain-containing protein codes for the protein MARKTEKTDDIAPNPLMESGIGKMIQVVRGKQVLLDRDLATLYGVETKRINEQVKRNIERFPEDFCIQLSLEESQLLRSQNATLEKKGQNLKGKHTKYRSLAFTEQGVAMLSSVLKSESAIKVNIAIMRAFVQLRHLMMGNGGLVNRLSNVEAKDLEQDDRLTGHDEHLLDHDRKFDELFEAMDRGELKSKGLFYNNQEFDAYVFVCNLIRQAKKRIVLVDRYVNEKTLTMMLKREKGVSVTIYTYDKSKVLEMDLATYNEQYPDSPMQVLPSYGMHDRFLFIDDTAYHFGASLKDLGKNTFFFTQEDFTLQEVLKESQKIQAEKES
- the dcm gene encoding DNA (cytosine-5-)-methyltransferase, with translation MFAGIGGFHTAMHSVGGKCVFASEWDKNARITYEENYKAIEPSLFVKDNEGNYKFFNADINDVQLDKVPDFDVLCGGFPCQAFSIAGKRKGFEDTRGTLFFNIAAIVDHKIKTGKKPKVLFLENVKGLKNHDHGKTLETLLRVLKEGLEYEVRTMVLNAKYFGVPQNRERLFFVCWDKKQCPVDDFKFPIGLDSNLKSIFDKDSLDKSIPTKVGDILEPDASLPEKMTISDKMWIGHQLRKERNRANGKGFGYSLFKENATYCSTISARYWKDGSEILIDQSDKNKNPRKLTPVEAGRLQGYKIVGNGWKYAEAAENQNNKNRLPTMRIVVSDKEAYHQFGNSVAVPLIRTLAKEIKRQLLKIK
- a CDS encoding ZIP family metal transporter, producing the protein MNEPVLQIAQGLAIPFLGTVLGAACVFFMRKQMGINLKRGLLSFAAGVMVAASVWSLLLPAIEASESMGKLAFIPATVGFWAGIIFLFILDKITPHLHLGSSTPEGPKAKLKRTTMLTLAVTLHNLPEGMAVGIVFAGWLSGNVAITLSGAFALAIGIAIQNFPEGAVVSLPLRAEGASRKKAFALGALSGAVEPVGALITLLAAEALSPFMPYLLSLAAGAMIYVVVEEMLPEVSEGDHFDAGTLLFAVGFTLMMVLDSAL